The following coding sequences are from one Streptomyces sp. NBC_00536 window:
- a CDS encoding glycoside hydrolase family 3 N-terminal domain-containing protein — MTEPWRDPLLTVSVRVADLLKRMTLEEKAGQLAGFWALPSDPGAPVAPMEDDSGESAPGLDDIVAHGLGQLTRVYGTAPITAEAGMERLASLQRQVTGSGRFGIPAVAHEECLTGFMTFGATVFPGPLAWGASFDPGLVRRMAATIGAGMRRVGVHQGLAPVLDVVRDYRWGRTEECIGEDPYLVGAIGTAYVQGLEGAGIVATLKHFAGYSASRGGRNMAPVSSGPREFADVLVEPFVRALREGGARSVMNSYTDVDGVPVAADERLLTGLLRGELGFTGVVVADYYAVSFLETRHGVTGSRGAAGALALTAGIDVELPTARCYAEPLTALVRAGSVPEELIDRAAERVLLQKAELGLLDPDWEPVKPEPVDLDPPENRALARLLAERSTVLLANDGILPLRPCRVAISGPYADDPQSFLGCYSFPNHVALPGDLGLEIPTLGEALTAAGFTVTADHPDVNVLVLGDRAGMFGRGTSGEGCDAETLDLPGDQAALASAVLDSGVPTVLVLVSGRPYALGTPAERASAVVQSFFPGEEGGTALARIISGAAEPSGRLPVSIPRQVGGQPGTYLHAGLGGRTDWSSVDPTPLFPFGHGLSWTSFTCSELSVDPVAATDGAVSVSVTVRNVGEVAGTEVVQLYLSDPVASVVRPQRWLAGFARVELRPGAAARITFSVHADRTSFTGLDLRRRVEPGEIGVAVGRSSGDLPLRGSFTLEGPVRHPAADRVLSVPVEIAPVP; from the coding sequence TTGACCGAGCCCTGGCGTGACCCCCTCCTGACCGTGTCCGTACGAGTCGCCGATCTGCTGAAACGGATGACGCTGGAGGAGAAGGCGGGTCAGCTCGCCGGCTTCTGGGCGCTGCCCTCCGACCCGGGCGCACCGGTCGCGCCGATGGAGGACGATTCCGGCGAGTCCGCGCCCGGCCTCGACGACATCGTCGCCCACGGCCTCGGCCAGCTCACCCGGGTGTACGGCACCGCGCCGATCACCGCGGAAGCCGGGATGGAGCGGCTCGCCTCGCTCCAGCGGCAGGTGACCGGATCCGGCCGGTTCGGGATCCCGGCGGTCGCTCACGAGGAGTGCCTGACCGGGTTCATGACGTTCGGGGCGACCGTCTTCCCCGGGCCACTGGCCTGGGGCGCCTCCTTCGATCCCGGACTCGTGCGCCGGATGGCCGCCACCATCGGCGCGGGGATGCGGCGGGTCGGCGTTCACCAGGGGCTGGCTCCGGTGCTCGACGTGGTCCGCGACTACCGGTGGGGCAGGACCGAGGAGTGCATCGGCGAGGATCCCTATCTCGTCGGAGCGATCGGCACCGCCTATGTGCAGGGCTTGGAGGGCGCCGGGATCGTGGCGACGCTCAAGCACTTCGCCGGGTACTCGGCCTCGCGCGGCGGCCGGAACATGGCACCCGTCTCCTCGGGGCCGCGCGAGTTCGCCGACGTACTGGTCGAGCCCTTCGTACGGGCACTGCGCGAGGGGGGCGCCCGGTCGGTGATGAACAGTTACACCGACGTGGACGGCGTCCCGGTGGCCGCCGACGAACGGCTGCTGACCGGGCTGCTCAGGGGTGAGCTGGGGTTCACCGGTGTGGTCGTCGCCGACTACTACGCCGTCTCCTTCCTGGAGACCCGGCACGGTGTCACCGGATCGCGCGGCGCGGCCGGGGCGCTGGCGCTGACCGCCGGAATCGACGTCGAGCTGCCCACGGCCCGCTGCTACGCCGAGCCGCTGACCGCACTCGTGCGGGCGGGGAGCGTACCCGAGGAGCTCATCGACCGGGCCGCGGAACGGGTCCTGCTCCAGAAGGCCGAACTCGGCCTGCTCGACCCCGACTGGGAACCCGTCAAGCCCGAGCCGGTCGACCTCGACCCGCCGGAGAACCGGGCACTGGCCAGGCTCCTGGCCGAACGGTCCACCGTGCTGCTCGCCAACGACGGCATCCTGCCGCTGCGGCCGTGCCGGGTCGCGATCAGCGGGCCCTACGCCGACGACCCCCAGTCCTTCCTCGGCTGCTACTCCTTCCCCAACCACGTCGCGCTGCCCGGCGACCTCGGGCTGGAGATCCCGACGCTCGGCGAGGCGCTCACCGCTGCCGGGTTCACGGTCACCGCGGACCATCCGGACGTGAACGTGCTGGTGCTGGGAGACCGGGCCGGCATGTTCGGCCGGGGCACCTCCGGAGAGGGCTGCGACGCCGAGACCCTCGACCTGCCCGGCGACCAGGCCGCACTCGCCTCCGCCGTTCTGGACTCCGGGGTGCCGACCGTCCTGGTCCTCGTCTCCGGACGGCCCTACGCGCTCGGCACGCCGGCCGAGCGCGCATCGGCCGTGGTGCAGTCCTTCTTCCCCGGCGAGGAGGGCGGGACGGCGCTGGCCCGGATCATCAGCGGGGCCGCGGAACCGTCCGGACGGCTGCCCGTCTCCATCCCCCGCCAGGTCGGCGGCCAGCCCGGCACCTACCTGCACGCCGGGCTCGGCGGGCGCACCGACTGGAGCTCGGTGGACCCGACCCCGCTGTTCCCCTTCGGACACGGGCTGAGCTGGACCAGCTTCACCTGCTCGGAACTGTCGGTGGATCCCGTCGCCGCGACGGACGGGGCCGTCTCCGTTTCGGTCACCGTACGCAACGTCGGCGAGGTGGCCGGGACCGAGGTGGTCCAGCTGTACCTCTCGGACCCCGTCGCGTCCGTCGTCCGGCCCCAGCGGTGGCTCGCCGGATTCGCCAGGGTCGAACTGCGGCCGGGCGCGGCCGCCCGGATCACCTTCTCCGTCCATGCCGACCGGACCTCCTTCACCGGGCTCGACCTGCGCAGAAGAGTGGAGCCCGGGGAGATCGGCGTGGCCGTCGGACGGTCCAGCGGCGATCTTCCGCTCCGGGGCTCCTTCACTCTGGAAGGCCCCGTACGTCACCCGGCGGCCGACCGGGTGCTGTCCGTGCCCGTCGAGATCGCCCCGGTCCCATGA
- a CDS encoding LacI family DNA-binding transcriptional regulator translates to MSEQRPTLAVIAAEAGVSQATVSKVVNGRSDVAPATRERIESLLRSHNYLHPGAQARARRSGLVDLIIGGLDSAWAVEILRGVEAECARRSVGTVVSLVPPGEATPSSWAALPVLHHSDGVILVTASVTRAQRAQVEQAGVALVVIDPIDLPGNGVPSIGATNWAGGLAATEHLLELGHRRIAAIGGRKEMLCSQARIDGYRAALERAGIEVDRDLIRFGDFQHEGGFQRARELLALPEPPTAVFAGSDQQAMGVYEAARQGGLSIPQDLSVVGFDDLPMCEWLSPPLTTVRQPLEEMGRLAARTLFQLLDGQPLVSPRMELSTELKVRLSTAPPRL, encoded by the coding sequence TTGAGCGAGCAGCGCCCGACCCTGGCCGTCATCGCCGCTGAGGCAGGGGTCTCCCAGGCCACCGTGTCCAAGGTGGTCAACGGCCGCTCCGATGTCGCACCCGCGACACGCGAACGGATCGAGAGCCTGCTGCGCTCCCACAACTACCTCCACCCCGGCGCACAGGCCAGGGCCCGCAGGTCCGGCCTGGTCGACCTGATCATCGGCGGTCTGGACAGCGCGTGGGCAGTGGAGATACTGCGCGGCGTCGAGGCCGAGTGCGCCCGGCGGAGCGTCGGCACCGTCGTGTCGCTCGTCCCGCCGGGCGAGGCCACGCCTTCGAGCTGGGCCGCACTGCCGGTCCTGCACCACAGCGACGGCGTCATCCTCGTCACCGCCTCGGTCACCCGGGCCCAGCGCGCCCAGGTCGAACAGGCCGGGGTGGCACTCGTCGTCATCGACCCGATCGACCTGCCGGGCAACGGTGTGCCGAGCATCGGCGCGACCAACTGGGCGGGCGGCCTCGCCGCCACCGAGCACCTGCTGGAGCTGGGGCACCGCCGGATCGCCGCGATCGGCGGACGCAAGGAGATGCTCTGCAGCCAGGCCCGCATCGACGGGTACCGCGCCGCGCTGGAGCGTGCCGGGATCGAGGTCGACCGCGACCTGATCCGGTTCGGCGACTTCCAGCACGAGGGCGGGTTCCAGCGCGCCCGGGAACTGCTCGCCCTCCCCGAGCCGCCGACCGCCGTCTTCGCCGGCAGCGACCAGCAGGCCATGGGCGTCTACGAAGCCGCCCGGCAGGGCGGACTGAGCATCCCGCAGGACCTCAGCGTGGTCGGTTTCGACGACCTGCCGATGTGCGAATGGCTGTCCCCGCCGCTCACGACGGTGCGCCAGCCGCTGGAGGAGATGGGCCGGCTCGCCGCCCGTACGCTCTTCCAGCTCCTGGACGGCCAGCCCCTGGTCAGCCCCCGGATGGAGCTCTCGACAGAGCTCAAGGTCCGGCTCTCCACCGCCCCGCCCCGTCTTTAG
- a CDS encoding extracellular solute-binding protein, whose product MASTPPSRRSFLALSGLTALSVSLTAACGGGGSGSGPAADGKVTFAWWNIATTEPGKSLFPQISSAFTTAHPNITIKTTSLENEAFKSKLTATTSSGRLPDVFQTWGGGVLRQQVDAGLVEDLTEAFGWSSDLTPVSLQAYQFEGRTYGVPYDVGMVGFWYNKKLFAQAGITAPPATWAEFLEDVKKLKAAGVTPIALAGKEKWPGHYYWAYLAMRVAGLPALQQAATTKDFTGAGFVKAGTHLKELVDLQPFQTGFLGAGYSTPGGQAATMGNGKAAMELMGQWAPSVQKDAGADLAADLGFFPFPTVDGEVGRATEVLGGGGAFALRKGAPKEALDFLKFFVLENESKLLASNGYLPVVKGAEGQLTDANRKVVADSLVKATGFQLYLDQAYPPAVGQEVNDSVADLIAGKKTPEQVTKSITEAAKGA is encoded by the coding sequence ATGGCCAGCACACCCCCGAGTCGACGAAGCTTCCTCGCGCTCTCGGGCCTGACCGCTCTGTCCGTCTCACTCACCGCGGCCTGCGGCGGCGGGGGCTCCGGCTCGGGGCCGGCGGCCGACGGCAAGGTGACCTTCGCATGGTGGAACATCGCCACGACCGAGCCGGGCAAGTCCCTGTTCCCGCAGATCTCCTCGGCGTTCACGACCGCTCACCCGAACATCACGATCAAGACGACCTCGTTGGAGAACGAGGCGTTCAAGTCCAAGCTGACGGCCACCACTTCCTCGGGCAGGCTCCCCGACGTCTTCCAGACCTGGGGCGGCGGTGTGCTGCGGCAGCAGGTCGACGCGGGGCTGGTGGAGGACCTCACCGAGGCGTTCGGCTGGTCGTCCGACCTGACCCCGGTCTCGTTGCAGGCCTATCAGTTCGAGGGCCGGACCTACGGGGTGCCCTACGACGTCGGCATGGTCGGCTTCTGGTACAACAAGAAGCTCTTCGCCCAGGCCGGGATCACCGCTCCGCCGGCCACCTGGGCCGAGTTCCTCGAAGACGTCAAGAAGCTCAAGGCCGCGGGCGTCACTCCGATCGCCCTCGCGGGCAAGGAGAAATGGCCGGGCCACTACTACTGGGCCTACCTCGCGATGCGCGTCGCAGGCCTCCCCGCGCTGCAACAGGCCGCGACCACCAAGGACTTCACCGGCGCGGGCTTCGTCAAGGCGGGCACCCACCTCAAGGAGCTGGTCGACCTCCAGCCCTTCCAGACGGGCTTCCTCGGCGCGGGCTACTCCACCCCCGGCGGCCAGGCCGCGACCATGGGCAACGGCAAGGCCGCCATGGAGCTGATGGGGCAGTGGGCACCGTCGGTGCAGAAGGACGCGGGCGCGGACCTCGCGGCGGACCTGGGGTTCTTCCCCTTCCCGACGGTCGACGGCGAAGTCGGCCGGGCCACCGAGGTGTTGGGCGGCGGCGGCGCCTTCGCGCTGCGCAAGGGCGCCCCGAAGGAGGCCCTGGACTTCCTGAAGTTCTTCGTTCTGGAGAACGAGTCCAAGCTGCTGGCCTCCAACGGCTATCTGCCCGTGGTCAAGGGTGCGGAGGGCCAACTCACCGACGCCAACCGGAAGGTGGTGGCCGACAGCCTGGTCAAGGCGACGGGTTTCCAGCTGTACCTCGACCAGGCCTACCCGCCCGCGGTCGGCCAGGAGGTCAACGACAGCGTCGCCGACCTCATCGCGGGCAAGAAGACGCCCGAGCAGGTCACCAAGTCGATCACCGAGGCTGCGAAGGGTGCCTAG
- a CDS encoding carbohydrate ABC transporter permease — protein MPSSVSTLTKERTPDALPVGPPAPARSLLRGLGSWASVAWFLVPALVLFLVFVLAPIAVAVYTGFFKWGGIGPLDGFIGFENYATLFRDQVFLGDLERGLYLIALSITVQLPFALFTAVLLNQRLRGRAVYRMLFFAPYILSEVVTAVLFTMIFLPGAGMADHLAGALGLEGLRGKWLADPSTVMPTLFVVMTWKYFGFHMMLFLAGLQSIPGEILEAASIDGAGAWQRFRHVTLPLLGPTIRISAFLSVIGAIQLFDLVWVMTAGGPNHSSETMAISMFQFGFKRYQVGYASAISVVLFMISLIFSLFYQRYVLRRDLSGAVTSGGGR, from the coding sequence GTGCCTAGCTCCGTGTCCACGCTGACCAAGGAGCGGACGCCGGACGCCCTGCCGGTGGGCCCGCCCGCCCCGGCACGGTCGCTCCTGCGCGGGCTGGGAAGCTGGGCGTCGGTCGCCTGGTTCCTCGTCCCGGCTCTGGTCCTCTTCCTCGTCTTCGTCCTCGCCCCGATCGCCGTCGCCGTCTACACCGGCTTCTTCAAGTGGGGCGGGATCGGCCCCCTGGACGGCTTCATCGGCTTCGAGAACTACGCCACGCTCTTCCGCGATCAGGTCTTCCTCGGCGATCTGGAGCGCGGGCTGTACCTGATCGCCCTGTCGATCACGGTGCAGTTGCCGTTCGCGCTGTTCACCGCGGTCCTGCTCAACCAGCGGCTGCGCGGCCGGGCCGTCTACCGGATGCTGTTCTTCGCGCCGTACATCCTGTCCGAGGTGGTCACGGCGGTCCTCTTCACGATGATCTTCCTTCCCGGCGCCGGCATGGCCGACCATCTCGCCGGCGCCCTCGGCCTGGAGGGGCTGCGGGGGAAGTGGCTCGCCGATCCCTCGACCGTCATGCCGACCCTGTTCGTGGTCATGACCTGGAAGTACTTCGGCTTCCACATGATGCTCTTCCTCGCCGGACTGCAGAGCATCCCGGGCGAGATCCTGGAGGCCGCCTCCATCGACGGCGCGGGCGCATGGCAGCGCTTCCGGCACGTGACGCTGCCGCTGCTCGGCCCGACGATCCGGATCAGCGCCTTCCTTTCGGTCATCGGGGCCATCCAGCTCTTCGACCTGGTCTGGGTCATGACCGCGGGCGGGCCCAACCACTCTTCCGAGACGATGGCGATCTCGATGTTCCAGTTCGGGTTCAAGCGCTACCAGGTCGGCTATGCCAGTGCGATCAGCGTGGTGCTGTTCATGATCAGCCTGATCTTCTCCCTCTTCTATCAGCGCTACGTGCTCCGCCGTGACCTGAGCGGGGCCGTCACCTCGGGAGGTGGCCGATGA